Proteins encoded together in one Monomorium pharaonis isolate MP-MQ-018 chromosome 8, ASM1337386v2, whole genome shotgun sequence window:
- the LOC105830154 gene encoding uncharacterized protein LOC105830154, translating to MAVRATILVLMVTLVVVASAGLLETLLSWNIPEVEGRSTTPQSKCLCQTSGCLCCVDLNLTTTIDLGGPACVNIKQKEQNISLNLSYGDNPIHNATIKIENAANKPTCMNLLSDLAQICARFTSVRQSDVGGYDGCMVIEPALLGAPQATYHIGCFNFYQGVRQVEVSAITETTEPSDNADEEYDTLNTDELIAAVSASAEQGIALFTQWLGLNLNPKLNFTSKENGQQDQHQQQTTNNGRAAESSADVSSRSARNMADVVQNEKSDERFKQLLSAQDNVLKGSATIGQSHGAETTFVYSKPSDLMTERNATEEAKRKLEEEAVVPQHRVVVPKESRRGGRAYNIHQHVNEI from the exons ATGGCTGTGAGGGCCACGATCTTGGTGCTGATGGTCACGCTGGTGGTCGTCGCGTCCGCTGGATTGCTCG AGACCCTGCTCTCGTGGAATATCCCAGAGGTCGAGGGGAGATCGACCACGCCGCAGTCCAAGTGCTTGTGCCAGACTTCCGGCTGCCTCTGCTGCGTTGACCTGAACTTGACGACCACGATCGATCTAGGTGGACCGGCATGCGTCAACATTAAGCAAAAGGAGCAGAATATCTCCTTGAACTTGAGTTATGGCGACAATCCGATTCACAACGCGACAATAAAAATTG AGAATGCGGCCAACAAACCGACCTGCATGAACCTGTTGTCGGATCTGGCTCAAATTTGTGCGCGGTTTACATCAGTGAGGCAATCTGATGTCGGTGGCTACGACGGCTGCATGGTAATCGAGCCGGCTTTGCTGGGTGCGCCGCAAGCCACATACCACATAGGGTGCTTCAACTTTTATCAAGGTGTTCGACAAGTGGAGGTTTCTGC CATCACAGAGACGACGGAGCCCTCTGACAACGCAGACGAAGAGTATGATACCCTGAATACTGATGAATTGATCGCCGCTGTATCCGCCAGCGCCGAGCAGGGCATCGCGCTGTTCACTCAATGGCTGGGTCTCAACCTGAACCCAAAGCTAAATTTCACGAGCAAGGAGAATGGACAGCAGGATCAACATCAACAGCAAACGACAAATAATGGACGGGCAGCAGAATCATCAGCCGACGTGTCCTCGAGATCGGCTCGCAACATGGCCGATGTCGTCCAGAACGAGAAGAGCGACGAACGGTTTAAGCAGCTGTTGAGCGCCCAGGACAACGTCCTGAAAGGCTCGGCAACGATCGGACAGTCCCACGGTGCGGAGACTACGTTTGTTTACTCCAAGCCGAGCGATCTGATGACCGAGAGAAACGCGACCGAAGAGGCCAAGAGGAAGCTCGAGGAAGAGGCCGTGGTGCCGCAACATCGGGTCGTAGTACCGAAAGAATCCAGAAGAGGAGGACGGGCGTATAACATTCATCAGCACGTTAACGAGATCTGA